The following is a genomic window from bacterium.
TTGTTTCTTAAGATTATTTAGTTCCTCTTTTAAACTGACTAAATCCATAAAATGTTAAATTGACCTTCTTTATCATTCTATTTTTCTTACTTTCTAAGTTGGAAGTTTAAATATACCTTTCTTAACAAAGTAAAGTTAGTTATAGCCATCTTGCCCCATTTGAGATAGACTCTTTTTAGAAATCGTGTCAACTTGAACAGTCCAATCGCAAGATAAAATTGAGAATTCCATAGACTTATGCATAATCTGAATAAGGGTGTCAATCTAACCGGCTCAAACGGTAGGCTATTTTTATATTCCAATATAGCCTCAGGATAATTCTTTAAATTAAAATAGACATCCGCGTAAATAATTGACCTTACAAATGGGGAATAGTTAATCTCTTTCTTCTTATAACCACTATTTAAGGCATCCGTAACTATCTGAATAAGTTGGTTCATCCGGTGCTCATAGGTATGTTTTTTCAATGCCTCTTCTCTACCCTGCCTGGCAATCTCTTCTCGTTCCTCAGGATGCTTTAAATAATAATCAACTAATCCTTCAAGATGTTCATAATTATCATAAATAACAAGATGTTTTTTATCAACAAATAAGTCTTCAAGTCCATTATTAAAAAGTCTATCCGTGATTAAAAAACTGCCGCAAGATAATGCTTCAAACACTCGCATATTTAAGTCATTTTTTGTACTTTTATTAAACACTATCTTTGCCTGGCTAAATGCTTGTGCCATCTCATCCAGAAACTTCTTATCAATATATACATTAAACCTCCTGGATAACCTATTTAAAAACTCTACCCTTTCAGGATGTAGACTTATTTCAGTATTACCTATAAAACAGACATCATAAATCTTTTTTCCTTCATACTTCTTATGGATATCAAGGTCGCATCCATAAGGTAACCAATAAACATTATTATTACCTAACTCTTTATATTTGTCTACCAATTCCTTTTGATAGATAAAGAGGAAATCAAAGATAGGTGCTATTTCCTTTTGCCAGTGAAAGTTATATATAGGGTCTCCCGGATACCATACAGTTG
Proteins encoded in this region:
- a CDS encoding glycosyltransferase, which encodes MNILFVYSADLYTTANYCVKPLKKSHTVITCGQGKDGKVQDIPCQFNSNISDVIDKIDEAKKPQLIIYTEGCPPFFPKGLDKVQIPTVWYPGDPIYNFHWQKEIAPIFDFLFIYQKELVDKYKELGNNNVYWLPYGCDLDIHKKYEGKKIYDVCFIGNTEISLHPERVEFLNRLSRRFNVYIDKKFLDEMAQAFSQAKIVFNKSTKNDLNMRVFEALSCGSFLITDRLFNNGLEDLFVDKKHLVIYDNYEHLEGLVDYYLKHPEEREEIARQGREEALKKHTYEHRMNQLIQIVTDALNSGYKKKEINYSPFVRSIIYADVYFNLKNYPEAILEYKNSLPFEPVRLTPLFRLCISLWNSQFYLAIGLFKLTRFLKRVYLKWGKMAITNFTLLRKVYLNFQLRK